The Streptomyces cynarae genome contains a region encoding:
- a CDS encoding DUF2255 family protein: MTTWTPEDLALLTGAESLVLTVGDDAHAGVEIGMVLVRGELYVRAYRGVRSRWYQASQKHSHGQIRMGAVTRDVLLETRDTGPAHEIDAAYRSKYGQAAGALVASPAAHTATIRIDPTPSARRDRSPSRR, from the coding sequence ATGACGACCTGGACACCCGAAGATCTCGCCCTTCTCACCGGGGCAGAGTCCCTCGTCCTGACCGTCGGGGACGACGCTCACGCCGGCGTGGAGATCGGTATGGTCCTGGTCCGCGGCGAGTTGTACGTCCGCGCCTACCGAGGGGTCCGGTCCCGCTGGTACCAGGCGTCGCAGAAGCACAGCCACGGACAGATCCGGATGGGGGCCGTCACTCGCGACGTCCTCCTGGAAACCCGGGACACCGGGCCCGCCCACGAGATCGACGCCGCCTACCGGAGCAAGTACGGACAGGCGGCCGGCGCCCTCGTAGCGAGCCCCGCGGCACATACCGCGACGATACGGATCGACCCGACGCCCTCTGCCCGGCGAGACCGCTCGCCCAGCCGCCGGTAG
- a CDS encoding hemerythrin domain-containing protein, with amino-acid sequence MRQHGDIRNLFDEVEQSAGEERRDAFRRLVRLLAVHETAEEEVIHPFARRALSGGDQVVEDRLAEERAAKETLADLDTMDTDDLEFLPRLRALRADVQEHARAEERHECSHIRRTADAATLVAMANVVKVAEAVAPTRPHSGVESAVANVALGPVAALMDRTKDAVRKAMGKE; translated from the coding sequence ATGCGTCAGCACGGCGACATCCGCAACCTCTTCGACGAGGTCGAACAGAGTGCAGGCGAAGAACGCCGCGACGCCTTCCGGCGCCTGGTGCGGCTGCTCGCCGTGCACGAGACCGCTGAGGAGGAGGTGATCCATCCCTTCGCCCGGCGGGCTCTTTCCGGCGGCGACCAGGTCGTGGAGGATCGCCTCGCCGAGGAGCGAGCCGCCAAGGAGACCCTCGCGGACCTCGACACCATGGACACCGACGACCTGGAGTTCCTGCCACGGCTGAGGGCACTGCGCGCGGACGTGCAGGAGCACGCCCGCGCCGAAGAACGCCACGAGTGCTCCCACATTCGCCGCACCGCCGACGCCGCCACCCTCGTTGCCATGGCCAACGTCGTGAAGGTCGCCGAGGCCGTGGCTCCGACCCGGCCGCATTCAGGAGTCGAGTCCGCCGTTGCCAACGTGGCCCTCGGACCGGTCGCGGCTCTCATGGACCGCACCAAAGACGCCGTGCGCAAAGCCATGGGCAAGGAGTGA
- a CDS encoding SpoIIE family protein phosphatase has protein sequence MAGPEVTESVDDPSLRDAHSATAGALAAIGTGVYLVDDKGCIIAVNARAEQLLGRPAEDLVGRDAHDLLHRDAHGQPLPTSRCRMRQSFHAGRTAQAEGDWFARGDGSLLPVAWLITPYDLGDDEVGTLVLFHAPHHLAATGSWPEQAAAPLPELERLALLAETTTQLTSTLDVDEALRRLVALVVPRLADWVVIDLITERDEVWRTAVVHAEGDTLVHREDLQGPMPPVPAESPMPLSRALRGVASTLAGPQTYQRPPDSGIALEQRRLFEATGIRSAAIAPIRSTREVLGALTLGRADRAGDFTTADIPLIEDIARRAAVALDNARLYQRQRKVAETMQNHLLPQLPRVPGLEMVARYMPAPDASQVGGDWYDAFCLSDRATALAVGDVVGHDLEAAAGMAQVRNMLRAYAWSQKEPPSRIVDRLDEAVMHIADVTMATMIFARLEQAEDGHWQLSWTNAGHPPPLLISQDGLAHYLTDGHGVLLGTGAGKPRPDATALLPPGSTLLLYTDGLIEAPGHSLDEGLNRLRQHAAALAHRPLASFTDQLLHRVRPAENDDDVALLALRTPGVQPR, from the coding sequence GTGGCGGGGCCAGAGGTGACCGAGAGCGTCGATGACCCGTCCCTGCGGGATGCCCACTCGGCGACGGCCGGGGCGCTGGCCGCCATCGGCACCGGGGTGTACCTGGTCGACGACAAGGGCTGCATCATCGCGGTCAACGCTCGAGCCGAGCAGTTGCTGGGCCGGCCCGCCGAGGACCTGGTCGGCCGTGACGCGCACGATCTGCTGCACAGGGACGCCCACGGCCAGCCGCTGCCGACCAGCCGGTGCCGTATGCGGCAGTCCTTCCACGCCGGGCGCACCGCCCAGGCCGAAGGGGACTGGTTCGCGCGAGGAGACGGCTCCCTGCTGCCCGTCGCGTGGCTGATCACGCCGTACGACCTCGGCGACGACGAGGTCGGCACGCTCGTTCTCTTTCACGCCCCCCACCACCTGGCGGCAACCGGTTCGTGGCCGGAGCAGGCCGCTGCGCCGCTGCCGGAACTCGAACGGCTGGCCCTGCTGGCGGAGACCACCACGCAGCTGACGTCCACCCTCGATGTCGACGAGGCGCTGCGCCGGCTCGTGGCGCTGGTCGTGCCACGGCTGGCGGACTGGGTGGTCATCGATCTGATCACCGAGCGCGACGAGGTGTGGCGCACCGCCGTGGTCCACGCCGAAGGCGACACTCTGGTACACCGTGAGGACCTTCAGGGACCGATGCCACCGGTGCCGGCCGAATCCCCCATGCCGCTGTCCCGAGCCCTGCGCGGGGTCGCCTCCACCCTGGCCGGTCCGCAGACCTACCAGCGGCCACCCGACTCCGGTATAGCGCTCGAGCAGCGCCGTCTGTTCGAGGCCACCGGCATCCGTTCCGCGGCCATCGCCCCCATCCGCAGTACCCGAGAGGTCCTGGGTGCCCTGACACTGGGGCGCGCCGACCGGGCGGGGGACTTCACCACGGCGGACATCCCGCTGATCGAGGACATCGCACGCCGCGCCGCGGTCGCCCTGGACAACGCCCGCCTCTACCAGCGTCAGCGCAAGGTCGCCGAGACCATGCAGAACCACCTGCTGCCCCAGCTGCCGCGCGTGCCCGGGTTGGAGATGGTCGCCCGCTACATGCCCGCACCCGACGCCTCACAGGTCGGCGGTGACTGGTACGACGCCTTCTGCCTGTCCGACCGCGCCACCGCCCTGGCCGTCGGGGACGTCGTCGGCCATGACCTGGAGGCAGCGGCCGGCATGGCACAGGTGCGCAACATGCTCCGCGCCTACGCCTGGTCCCAGAAAGAACCCCCCAGCCGGATCGTCGACCGGCTCGACGAGGCGGTCATGCACATCGCCGACGTGACCATGGCCACCATGATCTTCGCCCGGCTCGAACAGGCGGAAGACGGCCACTGGCAACTCTCCTGGACCAACGCCGGCCACCCGCCGCCCCTGCTGATCAGCCAAGACGGACTGGCCCACTACCTCACCGACGGCCACGGGGTTCTCCTCGGCACCGGAGCCGGCAAACCCCGCCCCGACGCCACCGCGCTGCTGCCGCCCGGATCCACCCTTCTGCTGTACACCGACGGCCTCATCGAAGCACCCGGCCACTCCCTCGACGAGGGCCTGAACCGACTGCGCCAACACGCGGCCGCCCTCGCCCACCGCCCCCTCGCCTCCTTCACCGACCAGCTCCTGCACCGGGTCCGCCCCGCCGAGAACGACGACGACGTCGCCCTCCTCGCCCTGCGAACTCCGGGGGTTCAGCCCAGATAG
- a CDS encoding NmrA family NAD(P)-binding protein, translating into MLANDLVLIANAGGVGRTVLEELRALDVPVRVMLRREDDRAVELRALGAEVVIGDLTRPETVAPALAGVRRMYFAMPVSPDHLLATTVVASVAREHGELDALVDMSQMTVSQMTATSTAESSQQRLHWLAEQVLNWSGLPVVHIRPTSFLDNPLFTALAAQSIRKNGTIELPFGTGRTSPVALRDVARVVSTVLREPAPHIGQVYELTGPRTVDMNEMAEEYSRALGRPVSYVDVPLEQWRTEVLAKVGLPAHTEQHIATMARLHRENRYDRASDDVERVTGVPAQTIEAFVAERKDFYLG; encoded by the coding sequence ATGCTTGCCAACGACCTCGTCCTCATCGCCAACGCCGGTGGTGTCGGCCGAACGGTCCTCGAGGAGCTGCGCGCGCTGGACGTGCCGGTGCGCGTCATGCTTCGCCGCGAGGACGATCGTGCTGTCGAACTGCGTGCGCTGGGCGCGGAAGTGGTCATCGGCGATCTGACCCGGCCTGAGACAGTCGCGCCCGCACTGGCCGGAGTCCGGCGCATGTACTTCGCCATGCCCGTGTCGCCGGACCATCTGCTGGCCACGACCGTGGTGGCCAGCGTGGCACGCGAGCACGGAGAACTGGACGCCTTGGTGGACATGTCACAGATGACGGTGTCCCAGATGACCGCCACCAGCACCGCCGAGTCGTCTCAGCAGCGGCTGCACTGGCTGGCGGAGCAGGTCCTCAACTGGTCGGGCCTGCCGGTGGTGCACATCCGGCCGACGTCGTTCCTGGACAATCCGCTGTTCACCGCGCTGGCGGCGCAGTCGATCCGGAAGAACGGAACGATCGAGCTGCCGTTCGGGACCGGGCGCACCTCACCGGTCGCCCTACGGGACGTCGCCCGAGTGGTCTCCACGGTGCTCCGCGAGCCGGCCCCGCACATAGGGCAGGTCTACGAGCTGACGGGGCCACGCACGGTCGACATGAACGAGATGGCCGAGGAGTACTCACGCGCGCTGGGGCGTCCGGTGTCGTACGTGGACGTGCCGTTGGAGCAGTGGCGTACGGAAGTGCTCGCCAAGGTCGGCCTGCCGGCGCACACCGAACAGCACATCGCCACCATGGCCCGGCTGCACCGCGAGAACCGCTACGACCGCGCGTCCGACGACGTCGAACGCGTGACGGGCGTGCCCGCGCAGACAATCGAGGCGTTCGTGGCCGAACGCAAGGACTTCTATCTGGGCTGA
- a CDS encoding MarR family winged helix-turn-helix transcriptional regulator, producing the protein MTTTPTNLAEQCNNLALRKAARYLGATYDKALAPVGLRATQFSILQKLSARGEMTITGLADAIAMDRTTMASNLKPLAREGLVTVEPSPTDRRARIAAITPDGIARVNEALPLWKDVQARFEEAFGADDAAGLRASLAAVLDTGFTPWAE; encoded by the coding sequence ATGACCACTACGCCGACGAACCTCGCCGAGCAGTGCAACAACCTGGCACTGCGTAAAGCGGCCCGGTACCTCGGCGCGACCTATGACAAGGCCCTGGCCCCGGTCGGGCTCCGTGCGACGCAGTTCAGCATCCTGCAGAAGCTCAGCGCGCGCGGAGAAATGACGATCACCGGTCTCGCCGACGCCATCGCCATGGACCGCACGACGATGGCCTCGAACCTCAAGCCGCTGGCGCGGGAAGGTCTGGTGACCGTCGAGCCGTCGCCGACCGACCGCCGCGCACGGATCGCCGCGATCACGCCGGACGGAATCGCCCGGGTGAACGAGGCCCTGCCGCTGTGGAAGGACGTACAGGCCCGGTTCGAGGAGGCGTTCGGCGCCGACGATGCCGCCGGCCTGCGAGCCTCCCTCGCAGCCGTCCTCGACACCGGCTTCACGCCCTGGGCCGAGTAG
- a CDS encoding hemerythrin domain-containing protein, whose translation MGMLRKTAGTSTATKPLLTAKATVRAAKTVPARSLQVVRTLGGENVVDVLTRQHRQIRLGFLQAALPGPWRRRNFDRLMRLLAVHEAAEEAHVHPVARRALRHGSELAQRRITEEKEAKQLLVALWRTGPNGAGYLRRLNQVRRAVARHAAREEREEFAALRKAVSPARLRMLGAEVKLTQAYAPTRPHRWVNNEAANKLVAPVLGPLDRTLDAVRHRMAS comes from the coding sequence ATGGGCATGCTCAGGAAGACGGCCGGGACGAGCACGGCGACGAAGCCGCTGCTCACCGCAAAGGCCACGGTGAGGGCCGCGAAGACCGTTCCCGCCCGGTCCCTGCAGGTGGTACGCACCCTGGGCGGCGAGAACGTCGTGGACGTGCTCACACGTCAGCATCGGCAGATCAGGCTCGGCTTCCTGCAGGCCGCGCTGCCCGGGCCGTGGCGCCGCCGCAACTTCGACCGGCTGATGCGCCTGCTCGCCGTGCACGAAGCCGCCGAAGAGGCGCACGTCCACCCGGTCGCGCGCCGAGCCCTGCGGCACGGCAGCGAGCTGGCCCAGCGGCGCATCACCGAGGAGAAGGAAGCAAAGCAGCTGCTGGTCGCGCTCTGGCGTACCGGTCCGAACGGGGCCGGGTATCTGCGGCGACTCAACCAGGTGCGGCGCGCCGTCGCCCGGCACGCGGCCCGTGAGGAACGGGAGGAGTTCGCCGCGCTGCGAAAGGCGGTGAGCCCGGCCCGGCTGCGCATGCTCGGTGCCGAGGTCAAGCTCACCCAGGCGTACGCGCCGACCCGGCCGCACCGCTGGGTCAACAACGAGGCCGCGAACAAGCTGGTCGCGCCGGTCCTCGGCCCCCTCGACCGAACCCTGGACGCCGTCCGCCACCGCATGGCCTCCTGA
- a CDS encoding type III polyketide synthase yields the protein MSRIVAVQKVLAPHRHRQRDITDQVCSSLPGADRSLLDRVHAAAGVRFRHTVLPLDAYADLDGFGAANDTFIDAAERMGAEAVRGALASAGLASGAVDLIAVVSTTGLAAPSVDARLMGPLGLRPDVKRLPLFGLGCAAGAAGLARVHDYLRGWPTHTAVLLSVELCSLTFQRSDPSPANLVGSALFSDGAAAVVAQGSGAPDKPRPPLGPEVVASRSRFYPGTERAMGWDVTDSGFRIVLDPGIPGIVRAHLADDIDSFLSGHDLARHDIGTWVCHPGGPKVLDAIADTLDLPSGALDVTWDSLAEVGNLSSASVLHVLQDTQRRRRPPPGTWGLLLALGPGFCAELVLLRW from the coding sequence ATGAGCCGCATCGTCGCCGTACAGAAGGTCTTGGCACCCCACCGGCACCGTCAGCGGGACATCACCGATCAGGTGTGCTCGAGCCTGCCGGGGGCGGACCGGTCCTTGCTCGACCGAGTGCACGCCGCGGCGGGAGTCCGGTTCCGCCATACCGTGCTGCCCTTGGATGCCTACGCCGATCTGGACGGGTTCGGTGCGGCCAACGACACCTTCATCGATGCCGCGGAGCGGATGGGGGCCGAAGCGGTCAGGGGTGCCCTCGCCTCCGCGGGGCTGGCGTCGGGCGCGGTGGATCTGATCGCCGTCGTCTCCACCACCGGCCTGGCCGCTCCCTCGGTGGACGCCCGGCTGATGGGCCCTCTGGGGCTGCGCCCGGACGTCAAACGGCTCCCGCTGTTCGGACTCGGGTGCGCAGCGGGGGCGGCCGGGCTCGCCCGGGTACACGACTACCTGCGGGGCTGGCCCACACACACCGCCGTCCTGCTGTCCGTCGAGCTGTGCTCGCTGACATTCCAGCGGTCCGATCCCTCACCGGCCAATCTGGTGGGCAGCGCCCTGTTCAGCGACGGTGCCGCCGCTGTGGTGGCCCAGGGGAGCGGAGCGCCGGACAAGCCAAGGCCCCCGCTCGGCCCCGAGGTGGTGGCGAGCCGCAGCCGTTTCTATCCCGGCACCGAGCGCGCCATGGGCTGGGACGTCACCGACAGCGGGTTCCGTATCGTGCTGGACCCCGGAATCCCGGGCATCGTCCGTGCCCACCTCGCTGACGACATCGACTCCTTCCTCTCCGGCCACGACCTGGCCCGGCACGACATCGGAACCTGGGTGTGCCATCCCGGCGGCCCCAAGGTGCTGGACGCCATCGCGGACACGCTGGACCTGCCGTCCGGGGCACTGGACGTCACCTGGGACTCCCTCGCGGAGGTCGGGAACCTGTCGTCCGCCTCCGTCCTGCATGTACTCCAGGACACCCAGCGACGCAGGCGGCCCCCGCCCGGCACCTGGGGCCTGCTGCTCGCCCTCGGCCCGGGCTTCTGCGCCGAACTGGTCCTGCTGCGCTGGTGA
- a CDS encoding alpha/beta fold hydrolase: protein MSQHVAEVTHRLVSSPGGRIHLAEQGTGPLVLLVHGFPESWYSWRHQLPVLAAAGYRAVAIDVRGYGRSSKPAATDAYRMIDLVEDNVSVVHALGEESAVVVGHDWGATIAANSALLRPEVFRAVGLLSVPYAPRGGPRPSDVFARMGGDEELYVSYFQEPGRAEAEIEPDVRGWLAGLYAALSADTMPAPGAPDPHFVSREGTMRERFPIGLLPAWLSERDLDVYAGEFERTGLTGALNRYRNMDRDWEDLAAFDGAPITQPSLFIGGSMDASTTWLADAIDAYPVTLPGLVSSHLLDGCGHWIQQERPDEVNRLLTDWLTALRA from the coding sequence ATGTCGCAGCACGTCGCGGAGGTCACACACCGGTTGGTCTCCTCTCCGGGAGGCCGAATTCACCTCGCGGAGCAGGGAACCGGTCCGCTGGTGCTGCTCGTGCACGGCTTCCCTGAATCCTGGTATTCCTGGCGCCACCAGCTGCCGGTGCTCGCGGCGGCGGGATACCGCGCGGTCGCCATCGATGTCCGCGGCTACGGCCGGTCCTCCAAGCCGGCCGCGACGGATGCGTACCGGATGATCGATCTGGTGGAGGACAACGTCTCGGTGGTGCACGCCCTGGGCGAGGAGTCGGCGGTGGTCGTCGGCCACGACTGGGGCGCGACCATCGCTGCTAACTCCGCCCTGCTCAGGCCGGAGGTCTTCCGCGCGGTGGGGCTGCTGAGCGTTCCCTACGCCCCGCGCGGTGGGCCCCGCCCCAGCGACGTCTTCGCTCGGATGGGCGGGGATGAGGAGTTGTACGTCTCCTACTTCCAGGAGCCGGGCCGCGCCGAGGCCGAGATCGAACCCGATGTCCGCGGCTGGCTCGCGGGGCTCTACGCGGCCCTGTCCGCCGACACCATGCCCGCACCCGGTGCTCCCGATCCCCACTTCGTCAGCAGGGAGGGGACGATGCGTGAGCGGTTCCCCATCGGCCTACTGCCCGCCTGGCTCAGCGAGCGAGACCTCGACGTCTACGCCGGGGAGTTCGAACGGACCGGCCTGACCGGAGCGCTCAACCGTTACCGGAACATGGACCGCGACTGGGAGGACCTCGCCGCCTTCGACGGTGCCCCCATCACCCAGCCGTCCCTGTTCATCGGCGGCAGCATGGACGCCTCGACGACATGGCTGGCCGACGCGATCGACGCGTACCCGGTCACGCTGCCGGGCCTGGTCTCCTCCCACCTCCTCGACGGCTGCGGCCACTGGATCCAGCAGGAACGCCCCGACGAGGTCAACCGACTCCTGACCGACTGGCTCACCGCTCTGCGCGCCTGA